The following proteins are encoded in a genomic region of Candidatus Thermoplasmatota archaeon:
- a CDS encoding archaellin/type IV pilin N-terminal domain-containing protein, whose amino-acid sequence MESFIYILFYIEIGIKMTKQKISKKIGKMWKDVTGVSPIIAVILMVAITVVLAATIYVWVSGFGGGGGGTNVAIALKQTGHYNDTGTGNLTVNFTVQSVTGHPGYADLAATIGGYAATISETTISETT is encoded by the coding sequence ATGGAAAGTTTTATATATATCCTGTTCTATATAGAAATTGGGATAAAAATGACCAAACAAAAAATAAGTAAAAAAATAGGGAAAATGTGGAAGGACGTGACGGGTGTCAGCCCCATCATAGCAGTAATACTGATGGTGGCAATAACCGTCGTACTGGCAGCAACCATCTATGTATGGGTGAGCGGATTCGGTGGTGGTGGTGGTGGAACAAACGTAGCAATAGCACTGAAACAAACGGGACACTATAATGATACTGGTACTGGTAACTTAACAGTAAACTTTACAGTGCAATCTGTGACGGGACATCCAGGATATGCCGATTTGGCGGCTACTATCGGTGGCTACGCTGCAACTATCTCGGAAACAACTATCTCGGAAACAACT